One genomic region from Knoellia sp. p5-6-4 encodes:
- the scpB gene encoding SMC-Scp complex subunit ScpB — translation MTDTPDTPDEAQEGTEATPEEQIAFDINDFPGGARSAIEAVMMVVDEPITEMALASALELPVDDVVDHLHALEAEYAQAKRGFTLRSVAGGWRVYSRAEYAPVVEKFLLDGQQAKLTQASLETLAVIAYRQPISRSRVSAVRGVNVDGVVRTLLTRGLIEEVGAEGESGAVLYGTTPYFLQRLGLGTLDELPALAPYLPEVDVLDELAEQGRS, via the coding sequence ATGACTGACACGCCAGACACACCCGACGAGGCGCAGGAGGGGACCGAGGCGACGCCGGAAGAGCAGATCGCCTTCGACATCAACGACTTCCCCGGGGGCGCCCGCAGCGCCATCGAGGCCGTGATGATGGTCGTCGACGAGCCGATCACCGAGATGGCCCTGGCCTCGGCCCTCGAGCTGCCCGTCGACGACGTGGTCGACCACCTCCACGCGCTCGAGGCGGAGTACGCGCAGGCCAAGCGCGGCTTCACCCTGCGCAGTGTGGCCGGCGGCTGGCGGGTCTACAGCCGCGCCGAGTACGCGCCGGTGGTCGAGAAGTTCCTCCTCGACGGCCAGCAGGCCAAGCTCACCCAGGCCTCGCTGGAGACGCTCGCCGTGATCGCCTACCGACAGCCGATCTCCCGCTCACGGGTGAGTGCCGTGCGCGGGGTGAACGTCGACGGGGTCGTGCGCACGCTCCTGACCCGCGGCCTCATCGAGGAGGTTGGCGCCGAGGGGGAGAGCGGCGCCGTCCTCTACGGCACCACCCCCTACTTCCTGCAGCGGCTCGGCCTCGGCACCCTCGACGAGCTGCCTGCCCTTGCTCCCTACCTTCCGGAGGTCGACGTGCTCGACGAGCTCGCAGAACAGGGCCGTTCATGA
- a CDS encoding prephenate dehydrogenase: MTLRVRIVGTGLIGTSLGIALSRRGHTVTLADPSPTALALARDLGAGRLPDPTEDPELVVVAAPPDVAGAVVAEELRRWPDAVVTDVASVKVAVLRDVEAAGGDVARYAGSHPMAGRERSGAVAARGDLFDGRAWVVVPHHRSSERAVALVTQLGVDAGGTVSVMSPQEHDAAVAVVSHVPQVAASLVASRLRSIPEAAAGLSGQGIRDVTRIAASDPQLWTQILAGNAPAVRRVLSDLRDELTEVLGALENLEQGDGVGAREVLARIVAHGNTGHDRIPGKHGAAPTTYAVVTVLVPDRPGELARLLHDVGDAGVNLEDLHLEHGLGQPFGLAEISVLPAVAERLGVELQARGWQLHG, encoded by the coding sequence GTGACCCTGCGCGTCCGCATCGTCGGCACTGGCCTGATCGGCACCAGCCTGGGCATCGCGCTGTCGCGGCGCGGGCACACCGTCACACTGGCGGACCCGTCGCCGACTGCCCTGGCCTTGGCCCGCGACCTGGGGGCAGGGCGGCTGCCCGACCCCACCGAGGACCCGGAGCTGGTCGTCGTCGCCGCGCCCCCGGACGTCGCCGGCGCGGTCGTGGCCGAGGAGCTGCGCCGGTGGCCGGACGCGGTCGTCACCGACGTCGCCTCCGTCAAGGTCGCCGTGCTGCGCGACGTCGAGGCCGCCGGGGGAGATGTCGCCCGGTATGCCGGCTCGCACCCCATGGCGGGCCGGGAGCGGTCCGGGGCGGTCGCCGCCCGCGGAGACCTGTTCGACGGGCGTGCCTGGGTCGTCGTGCCGCACCACCGCTCGAGCGAGCGGGCGGTCGCGCTGGTCACCCAGCTGGGGGTCGACGCGGGCGGCACGGTGAGCGTGATGAGCCCGCAGGAGCACGATGCGGCCGTCGCCGTCGTCTCGCACGTGCCCCAGGTCGCAGCCAGCCTGGTGGCCAGCCGGCTGAGGTCGATTCCGGAGGCGGCGGCAGGGCTCTCCGGGCAGGGGATCCGTGACGTGACCCGGATCGCCGCCAGCGACCCGCAGCTGTGGACCCAGATCCTGGCCGGCAACGCACCGGCCGTGCGGCGGGTGCTGAGCGACCTGCGCGACGAGCTCACCGAGGTGCTCGGGGCCCTCGAGAACCTCGAGCAGGGGGATGGGGTGGGCGCGCGGGAGGTGCTGGCCCGGATCGTGGCCCACGGCAACACCGGCCACGACCGGATCCCCGGCAAGCACGGCGCCGCGCCCACGACGTATGCCGTGGTCACGGTGCTCGTGCCGGACCGGCCCGGCGAGCTGGCCCGGCTGCTCCACGACGTCGGCGATGCCGGGGTGAACCTCGAGGACCTCCACCTCGAGCACGGACTGGGGCAACCATTCGGGCTCGCCGAGATTTCGGTTCTGCCCGCTGTGGCGGAGCGGCTCGGCGTGGAGCTGCAGGCGCGGGGCTGGCAGCTGCACGGCTGA
- a CDS encoding DUF349 domain-containing protein, whose product MTDQTTPAGEPTEASQATTPAAPEVAAAAKPAPPKPSAIRPGAAPTPAALRAVAHPPAAVASPAPGPAAETFGRVDESGTVYVRTADGEREVGSYPGATPEEALHYFARKFDELWASADLLHQRLATTDLSAKDAQEGLAKLREHIGEAKVVGDLAALDAKVAEIEQAVAARRETEAAERTRARETARQEREALVVEAESIAAQPENRIQWKASGARMRALLEEWKQHQRTGARLDRETETALWQRFSHARNSFDKARRVHFAQLESSQAEAKAAKEELVREAEELSASTDWGPTAGAFKRLMDRWRKAGRASRSDDDALWERFKAAQDAFFAAKDQVAAAEDEEFRGNLAVKEQLLAEAQSILPVTDIDAAKAALRSIQERWDAAGKVPRGDVDRMEKGLRRIESAVREADDKRWQQSNPEVAARAQSMVDQLEASVAALRDDLATAEASGDERKVADARAKLEAQEQWLAQARAGLDEFSG is encoded by the coding sequence GTGACTGACCAGACCACACCGGCAGGGGAGCCCACCGAGGCCTCGCAGGCCACCACGCCCGCCGCGCCGGAGGTGGCTGCAGCAGCCAAGCCGGCCCCGCCGAAGCCGAGCGCCATCCGCCCCGGCGCTGCGCCGACCCCGGCCGCCCTGCGCGCGGTGGCGCACCCGCCCGCGGCTGTCGCGTCCCCCGCGCCCGGTCCGGCCGCCGAGACCTTCGGCCGCGTCGACGAGTCCGGCACCGTCTACGTCCGCACCGCCGATGGTGAGCGGGAGGTCGGCTCCTACCCCGGCGCCACGCCCGAGGAGGCCCTGCACTACTTCGCCCGCAAGTTCGACGAGCTGTGGGCCTCCGCCGACCTGCTGCACCAGCGGCTCGCCACGACGGACCTGTCGGCCAAGGACGCGCAGGAGGGGTTGGCCAAGCTGCGTGAGCACATCGGCGAGGCCAAGGTCGTGGGCGACCTCGCCGCGCTCGACGCCAAGGTCGCGGAGATCGAGCAGGCCGTCGCCGCCCGCCGCGAGACCGAGGCTGCCGAGCGCACCCGCGCCCGCGAGACGGCCCGGCAGGAGCGCGAGGCGCTCGTCGTCGAGGCCGAGAGCATCGCCGCCCAGCCGGAGAACCGCATCCAGTGGAAGGCCAGCGGCGCCCGCATGCGCGCCCTCCTCGAGGAGTGGAAGCAGCACCAGCGCACCGGGGCCCGCCTCGACCGCGAGACCGAGACGGCGCTGTGGCAGCGCTTCTCCCACGCGCGCAACAGCTTCGACAAGGCGCGCAGGGTGCACTTCGCCCAGCTCGAGAGCAGCCAGGCCGAGGCGAAGGCCGCCAAGGAGGAGCTGGTCCGCGAGGCCGAGGAGCTCTCGGCCAGCACCGACTGGGGGCCCACCGCCGGCGCCTTCAAGCGCCTGATGGACCGCTGGCGCAAGGCCGGCCGTGCCAGCCGCTCCGACGACGACGCCCTCTGGGAGCGCTTCAAGGCCGCCCAGGACGCGTTCTTCGCCGCCAAGGACCAGGTTGCGGCAGCCGAGGACGAGGAGTTCCGCGGCAACCTCGCCGTGAAGGAGCAGCTGCTCGCCGAGGCACAGTCGATCCTGCCCGTCACCGACATCGATGCCGCCAAGGCCGCACTGCGCTCCATCCAGGAGCGCTGGGACGCCGCCGGCAAGGTGCCCCGCGGCGACGTCGATCGCATGGAGAAGGGCCTGCGCCGCATCGAGAGCGCCGTTCGCGAGGCCGACGACAAGCGCTGGCAGCAGAGCAACCCCGAGGTCGCAGCCCGGGCCCAGAGCATGGTCGACCAGCTCGAGGCGTCCGTCGCAGCGCTGCGCGACGACCTGGCCACGGCAGAGGCCTCGGGTGACGAGCGCAAGGTCGCCGACGCCCGCGCCAAGCTCGAGGCGCAGGAGCAGTGGCTGGCCCAGGCCCGCGCCGGCCTCGACGAGTTCAGCGGCTGA
- a CDS encoding MBL fold metallo-hydrolase, producing the protein MLTIGFPAAAFGTNCYVLAPGAGEECLVVDPGIGIEETLREVLAEHRLRPAAVLLTHGHIDHVYSVTPVCGGDTAAYIHADDRYRLHDALSIANPGLIGMLEQQFGAKATWRDPENVVDLKDRQSLDLAGLDVEVLHAPGHTEGSVMFSLGTVPHGLEESAGVRSTVLSGDVLFAGSIGRTDLPGGDHAAMQRSLRDVVLPLPDTTLVLPGHGQATTMQHERSTNPYLQGLTA; encoded by the coding sequence GTGTTGACCATCGGGTTCCCGGCTGCCGCCTTCGGCACCAACTGCTACGTCCTCGCCCCCGGCGCGGGGGAGGAGTGCCTCGTCGTCGACCCCGGCATCGGGATCGAGGAGACCCTGCGCGAGGTGCTCGCCGAGCACCGGCTGCGCCCGGCTGCCGTGCTGCTCACCCACGGCCACATCGACCACGTGTACTCGGTGACGCCGGTCTGCGGCGGTGACACCGCGGCCTACATCCACGCCGACGACCGCTACCGGCTGCACGACGCGCTCAGCATCGCCAACCCCGGCCTCATCGGCATGCTGGAGCAGCAGTTCGGCGCGAAGGCGACCTGGCGCGACCCCGAGAACGTCGTCGACCTCAAGGACCGGCAGAGCCTGGACCTCGCCGGCCTGGACGTCGAGGTCCTCCACGCGCCCGGCCACACGGAGGGCTCGGTGATGTTCTCGCTGGGCACCGTGCCCCACGGCCTCGAGGAGAGCGCGGGCGTGCGCTCGACGGTGTTGAGCGGCGACGTGCTGTTCGCCGGCTCCATCGGCCGCACCGACCTTCCCGGTGGCGACCACGCCGCCATGCAGCGCTCCCTGCGCGACGTGGTGCTGCCCCTGCCCGACACCACCCTCGTGCTGCCCGGCCACGGCCAGGCGACGACGATGCAGCACGAGCGCTCGACCAACCCCTACCTGCAAGGACTGACTGCGTGA
- a CDS encoding HNH endonuclease signature motif containing protein encodes MDSRRRVFDGQLRRFLTLRDQSCRTPWCDAPIRHADHVVPDRAGGATSAPNGQGLCAACNHAKEAPGWSAVATARARPPPTRTHPTPGPHRVRTTTPTGHTYDSTAPPLLPTRPAPTRRAHGPAPGRQRHPWHDNVLTLTWEDRTREVHGLAGA; translated from the coding sequence GATGGACTCCCGGCGCCGGGTCTTCGACGGCCAGCTGCGCCGCTTCCTCACCCTGCGCGACCAGAGCTGCCGCACCCCGTGGTGCGACGCCCCGATCCGGCACGCCGACCACGTGGTCCCCGACCGGGCCGGCGGCGCCACCAGCGCCCCCAACGGTCAGGGGCTGTGCGCGGCGTGCAACCACGCCAAGGAGGCCCCGGGCTGGTCCGCGGTCGCCACCGCCCGGGCCCGACCGCCGCCGACCCGCACGCACCCCACACCGGGTCCGCACCGGGTCCGCACCACCACCCCCACCGGACACACCTACGACTCCACCGCCCCACCCCTCCTGCCCACACGACCAGCGCCCACCCGGCGTGCTCACGGCCCAGCGCCCGGACGACAACGGCACCCCTGGCACGACAACGTCCTCACCCTCACCTGGGAAGACCGGACTCGAGAGGTTCACGGGCTCGCCGGCGCCTGA
- a CDS encoding peptidylprolyl isomerase, producing MTKEQERARARRRQQKLDAREAQRVRERARNRQVVIVVAAVLAVVALFVFLSTQLSDDAGDPAAEPSASASTNTAASGRCKPAPEAPTSITPVDKPDAALAAGKTFEAVITTNCGDITLELDGAKAPQTVASFMALAKADYWADSPCHRLTTQGIFVLQCGDPLGGAGPGPGYTYGLENTPKDGSYPTGTLAMARTADPNSNSGQFFIVYDDTELPTEGGGYSIFGTVTSGLDIVEEIAAAGVSGGAGDGAPATPISILKVAVTEKKA from the coding sequence GTGACGAAGGAGCAGGAGCGCGCACGGGCGCGCCGACGCCAGCAGAAGCTCGACGCACGAGAGGCCCAGCGGGTGCGCGAGCGTGCCCGGAACCGGCAGGTCGTGATCGTCGTGGCCGCGGTCCTCGCCGTGGTCGCACTCTTCGTGTTCCTGTCCACGCAGCTCTCCGACGATGCGGGCGACCCGGCGGCCGAACCCAGTGCTTCGGCGTCGACCAACACTGCGGCCTCCGGCCGCTGCAAGCCCGCACCCGAGGCACCGACCTCGATCACGCCGGTCGACAAGCCCGACGCGGCGCTCGCCGCCGGCAAGACCTTCGAGGCCGTCATCACCACCAACTGCGGTGACATCACCCTCGAGCTCGACGGCGCGAAGGCCCCGCAGACGGTGGCGTCCTTCATGGCGCTCGCGAAGGCCGACTACTGGGCCGACTCCCCCTGCCACCGCCTCACCACGCAGGGCATCTTCGTGCTGCAGTGCGGCGACCCGCTCGGCGGTGCCGGCCCCGGCCCCGGGTACACCTACGGCCTGGAGAACACACCCAAGGACGGCTCCTACCCCACTGGCACGCTCGCCATGGCGCGCACAGCCGACCCGAACAGCAACAGCGGCCAGTTCTTCATCGTCTACGACGACACCGAGCTGCCCACCGAGGGCGGCGGCTACTCCATCTTCGGCACGGTGACGAGCGGTTTGGATATTGTCGAGGAGATCGCCGCAGCAGGCGTGAGCGGAGGCGCCGGCGACGGAGCCCCCGCAACGCCCATCAGCATCCTCAAGGTTGCTGTCACCGAGAAGAAGGCCTGA
- a CDS encoding ScpA family protein: MLTRRSASAPFEVHLDVFSGPFDLLLGLISKHKLDITEIALAKVTDEFIAHIKAAQASNTEWDLSQASEFLLVAATLLDIKAARLLPQMSPQDEEDLALIEARDLLFARLLQYRAFKDIARTFGERMATAGRMTPRQAGIEPQFAKLLPELVITITPEQLAMVAARAMTPKVAPTVGLEHLHAPAVSVREQATIVGHRLRRERACSFRSLVADADSTLVIVARFLALLELFREAAIVFEQAEALGELTVRWTGSDEGAIEVSDEFDEEDQPDEESPVEGQESTDD; this comes from the coding sequence GTGCTGACCCGCCGCAGCGCCAGCGCCCCCTTCGAGGTGCACCTCGACGTCTTCTCCGGCCCCTTCGACCTGCTGCTCGGACTGATCTCCAAGCACAAGCTCGACATCACGGAGATCGCGCTGGCCAAGGTCACCGACGAGTTCATCGCCCACATCAAGGCGGCGCAGGCGTCGAACACCGAGTGGGACCTCAGCCAGGCCTCGGAGTTCCTGCTCGTCGCGGCGACGTTGCTCGACATCAAGGCGGCCCGTCTGCTGCCGCAGATGAGCCCGCAGGACGAGGAGGACCTCGCGCTCATCGAGGCGCGCGACCTGCTGTTCGCCCGGTTGCTCCAGTACCGCGCGTTCAAGGACATCGCCCGCACGTTCGGTGAGCGGATGGCCACGGCCGGCCGGATGACGCCCCGCCAGGCGGGGATCGAGCCGCAGTTCGCGAAGCTGCTGCCCGAGCTGGTCATCACGATCACGCCCGAGCAGCTGGCCATGGTCGCCGCCCGCGCGATGACGCCGAAGGTGGCGCCGACCGTGGGCTTGGAGCATTTGCACGCGCCCGCCGTCAGCGTGCGTGAGCAGGCCACCATCGTCGGGCACCGCCTGCGCCGGGAACGGGCCTGCTCGTTCCGCTCGCTGGTGGCCGACGCCGACAGCACGCTGGTGATCGTCGCGCGCTTCCTGGCGCTGCTCGAGCTGTTCCGTGAGGCGGCCATCGTGTTCGAGCAGGCGGAGGCGCTGGGGGAGCTGACGGTGCGCTGGACCGGTTCCGACGAGGGCGCCATCGAGGTCAGCGACGAGTTCGACGAAGAAGACCAGCCCGATGAGGAGAGCCCCGTCGAGGGGCAGGAGAGCACCGATGACTGA
- the hisS gene encoding histidine--tRNA ligase, producing the protein MNTPAPRAAKVTPISGFPEYLPAERIVEQHFLDVIRETFELHGYPSIETRAVEPVDRLLGKGGDADKEVYGVTRLAGDEDEDAGGVEFGLHFDLTVPFARYVLEHAGKLSFPFRRYQIQKVWRGERPQEGRYREFTQADIDVVDVGELSPHYEAEIPLVMAEIFEKLPIGRMTIQVNNRKIPEGFYRGIGIDDVTGTLRIVDKLDKVGPEKVRAMLEEAGCSTEQAEQCLALAAIRSEDLGFVEQVRALGVEHPTLDEGLEALSRVIRTGMENAPGALVADLKIARGLDYYTGTVYETQLEGYESWGSFCSGGRYDALASDGRTTYPGVGISIGVSRLLGLLLGKGLLSASRSTPACVLVAVNDEEGRPTSTRVATALRARGIACEVAPKPAKFGKQIRYAERRGIPYVWFPGASERGGDQVKDIRSGEQVDALAESWQPPVEDLRPRILRHEG; encoded by the coding sequence GTGAACACCCCCGCACCGCGCGCCGCCAAGGTCACCCCGATCAGCGGCTTCCCCGAGTACCTCCCCGCCGAGCGCATCGTCGAGCAGCACTTCCTCGACGTCATCCGCGAGACGTTCGAGCTGCACGGGTACCCGTCGATCGAGACCCGGGCCGTCGAGCCGGTCGACCGCCTCCTCGGCAAGGGGGGCGACGCCGACAAGGAGGTCTACGGCGTCACCCGGCTCGCCGGTGACGAGGACGAGGACGCCGGTGGCGTCGAGTTCGGCCTGCACTTCGACCTCACGGTGCCCTTCGCGCGCTACGTGCTCGAGCACGCCGGCAAGCTGTCGTTCCCGTTCCGCCGCTACCAGATCCAGAAGGTCTGGCGGGGTGAGCGGCCGCAGGAGGGCCGCTACCGCGAGTTCACCCAGGCCGACATCGACGTCGTCGACGTGGGCGAGCTCTCGCCGCACTACGAGGCCGAGATCCCGCTGGTGATGGCCGAGATCTTCGAGAAGCTCCCCATCGGGAGGATGACCATCCAGGTCAACAACCGCAAGATCCCCGAGGGCTTCTACCGGGGCATCGGCATCGACGACGTCACCGGCACCCTGCGCATCGTCGACAAGCTCGACAAGGTCGGCCCCGAGAAGGTGCGCGCCATGCTCGAGGAGGCGGGCTGCAGCACCGAGCAGGCCGAGCAGTGCCTCGCCCTGGCGGCGATCCGCAGCGAGGACCTCGGCTTCGTCGAGCAGGTGCGCGCGCTCGGCGTCGAGCACCCGACCCTCGACGAGGGCCTCGAGGCCCTCTCGCGGGTGATCCGCACCGGCATGGAGAACGCCCCCGGTGCGCTCGTCGCCGACCTCAAGATCGCCCGCGGCCTCGACTACTACACCGGCACGGTCTACGAGACCCAGCTCGAGGGCTACGAGTCGTGGGGGTCGTTCTGCTCCGGGGGCCGCTACGACGCCCTCGCGTCCGACGGCCGCACGACCTATCCCGGGGTCGGCATCTCCATCGGCGTGTCGCGCCTGCTCGGCCTGCTCCTCGGCAAGGGCCTGCTGAGCGCCAGTCGCTCGACGCCCGCGTGCGTGCTCGTCGCGGTCAACGACGAGGAGGGCCGCCCGACCTCGACGCGGGTCGCCACGGCGCTGCGGGCGCGCGGCATCGCGTGCGAGGTCGCCCCCAAGCCAGCCAAGTTCGGCAAGCAGATCCGGTATGCCGAGCGGCGCGGGATCCCGTACGTCTGGTTCCCGGGGGCGTCCGAGCGCGGGGGAGACCAGGTCAAGGACATCCGCAGCGGGGAGCAGGTCGACGCCCTGGCCGAGTCGTGGCAGCCGCCGGTGGAGGACCTCAGGCCCCGGATCCTGCGGCACGAGGGCTGA
- a CDS encoding AAA family ATPase — protein sequence MPDFPDPAPLSSHGPARIIAMCNQKGGVGKTTTTINLGAALAEVGRRVLLVDFDPQGAASVGLGIRANELDVTVYNLLVDRGHDVRDVIQGTRTENLDIIPANIDLSAAEVQLVGEVAREQILARVLRPVLDEYDVILIDCQPSLGLLTVNALTAAHGVIIPLECEFFAMRGVALLIDTINKITDRLNPRLQVDGILATMFDSRTLHSKEVVRSVVDHFGDQVFHTVISRTVKFPDATLAAEPITSYASTHGAAAAYRQLARELIARGGAA from the coding sequence ATGCCGGACTTCCCGGACCCGGCACCGCTCAGCTCGCACGGGCCCGCCCGGATCATCGCGATGTGCAACCAGAAGGGCGGCGTCGGCAAGACGACGACCACCATCAACCTCGGCGCCGCGCTCGCCGAGGTCGGCCGACGGGTGCTGCTGGTCGACTTCGACCCCCAGGGAGCCGCCTCCGTCGGCCTCGGCATCCGCGCCAACGAGCTCGATGTCACCGTCTACAACCTGCTCGTCGACCGTGGGCACGACGTGCGCGACGTCATCCAGGGCACGCGCACCGAGAACCTCGACATCATCCCGGCCAACATCGACCTCTCCGCCGCCGAGGTGCAGCTCGTCGGCGAGGTGGCCCGCGAGCAGATCCTGGCCCGGGTGCTGCGGCCCGTGCTCGACGAGTACGACGTCATCCTCATCGACTGCCAGCCCTCGCTGGGCCTGCTCACCGTCAACGCCCTGACAGCCGCGCACGGGGTGATCATCCCGCTGGAGTGCGAGTTCTTCGCCATGCGCGGTGTGGCGCTGCTCATCGACACGATCAACAAGATCACCGACCGCCTGAACCCGCGCCTGCAGGTCGACGGCATCCTCGCGACGATGTTCGACTCGCGCACGCTGCACAGCAAGGAGGTCGTGCGCAGCGTCGTCGACCACTTCGGCGACCAGGTGTTCCACACCGTCATCAGCCGCACGGTGAAGTTCCCGGACGCCACCTTGGCGGCCGAGCCGATCACGAGCTACGCATCCACGCACGGCGCGGCGGCGGCATACCGGCAGCTGGCGCGTGAGCTCATCGCCCGCGGCGGCGCGGCCTGA
- the xerD gene encoding site-specific tyrosine recombinase XerD, whose protein sequence is MSTDTTAATAVERAVRGWLNHLDVERGVSANTLKSYRRDLARYTAYLGGRGVTDPAAVTEAHVSDFLATLREGSADHPPLAASSAARTLVAVRGFHRFLVLEGDTAQDPAGAVSPPRPPARLPKAISVEDVERLLAAAGVGDTPASLRDRALLEVLYGAGARISEAVGLDVDDVDAAEGVVRLFGKGGKERVVPLGSYAAEALSAYLVRGRPALASKGRGTPAIFLNQRGGRLSRQSAWAALRAAAERAGLSGHLSPHTLRHSFATHLLDGGADVRVVQELLGHASVTTTQIYTMVTVQRLREVYAQSHPRAR, encoded by the coding sequence CTGAGCACCGACACGACCGCCGCGACCGCTGTCGAGCGGGCCGTGCGCGGATGGCTCAACCACCTCGACGTGGAGCGGGGCGTGTCGGCCAACACGCTGAAGTCCTACCGGCGCGACCTCGCGCGCTACACGGCATACCTCGGTGGACGCGGGGTGACGGACCCCGCGGCGGTGACCGAGGCACACGTCAGCGACTTCCTGGCGACCCTGCGCGAGGGGAGTGCCGACCACCCGCCGCTGGCGGCGTCGTCGGCGGCGCGGACCCTGGTCGCGGTGCGCGGCTTCCACCGGTTCCTGGTGCTCGAGGGCGACACCGCCCAGGACCCGGCCGGCGCCGTGAGCCCTCCGCGGCCACCCGCCCGGCTGCCCAAGGCCATCAGCGTCGAGGACGTCGAGCGCCTGCTGGCGGCGGCCGGCGTGGGCGACACGCCCGCGTCGCTGCGCGACCGCGCGCTGCTGGAGGTGCTCTACGGCGCCGGGGCGCGCATCTCCGAGGCCGTCGGGCTCGACGTCGACGACGTCGACGCGGCGGAGGGTGTGGTGCGGCTGTTCGGCAAGGGCGGCAAGGAGCGCGTCGTGCCGCTCGGCTCGTATGCCGCCGAGGCGCTGTCTGCCTACCTCGTGCGGGGGCGCCCGGCCCTGGCGTCGAAAGGCAGGGGGACGCCCGCGATCTTCCTCAACCAGCGGGGTGGCCGGCTCTCCCGCCAGAGTGCCTGGGCCGCGCTGAGGGCAGCCGCCGAGCGGGCCGGGCTGTCCGGCCACCTGTCGCCGCACACGCTGCGGCACTCCTTCGCCACCCATCTTCTCGACGGTGGCGCCGACGTGCGGGTGGTGCAGGAGCTGCTCGGGCACGCCTCGGTGACGACGACCCAGATCTACACGATGGTGACCGTGCAACGCCTCCGCGAGGTCTATGCCCAGAGCCACCCCCGTGCTCGCTGA
- a CDS encoding pseudouridine synthase — protein MTPPRSRGGAGSGSGSAGRGGAGGRGAGGRGAGGRGGAAGGRGRSPAGGGRGGASGGGRGGASGGGRPSGGRGKPQRSGSGTTKKSQPTRLPQRPQTTPQVDVHDPEGVRLQKLLAAAGVGSRRVCENLIEQGRVEVDGQVVTELGVRIRPDQVVHVDGVRVQLDESRVYFAFNKPLGVVTTMSDELGRLNIGDYVGNRNERLFHVGRLDADTEGLLILTNDGDLAHRLQHPKYGVAKKYLAQIHGPVPRDLGKQLREGVELEDGPASVDSFKVVDSMPGKALVEIVLHEGRKHIVRRLMDAVGHPVLTLVRTEVGPIRLGDTKPGKMRALTKQEVGQLYSAAGL, from the coding sequence ATGACGCCCCCCAGGTCCCGAGGCGGAGCCGGATCCGGCAGCGGCAGTGCTGGCCGAGGTGGTGCCGGCGGTCGCGGTGCCGGCGGTCGCGGTGCCGGCGGCCGAGGTGGCGCGGCAGGGGGCCGTGGCCGGTCGCCTGCAGGGGGCGGCCGCGGTGGTGCGTCCGGTGGTGGCCGCGGAGGTGCGTCCGGAGGCGGCCGCCCGTCGGGCGGGCGCGGGAAGCCGCAGCGGTCCGGCTCGGGCACGACCAAGAAGAGCCAGCCGACCCGGCTGCCCCAGCGCCCGCAGACCACCCCGCAGGTCGACGTCCACGACCCCGAGGGCGTGCGGCTGCAGAAGCTGCTGGCCGCCGCCGGCGTGGGCTCGCGGCGGGTCTGCGAGAACCTCATCGAGCAGGGTCGTGTCGAGGTCGACGGCCAGGTCGTCACCGAGCTCGGTGTGCGCATCCGCCCGGACCAGGTGGTGCACGTCGACGGCGTGCGCGTGCAGCTCGACGAGTCGCGCGTCTACTTCGCCTTCAACAAGCCGCTCGGCGTGGTCACGACCATGAGTGACGAGCTCGGCCGGCTGAACATCGGCGACTACGTCGGCAACCGCAACGAGCGGCTGTTCCACGTGGGCCGTCTCGACGCCGACACCGAGGGCCTGCTCATCCTCACCAACGACGGTGACCTCGCGCACCGGCTCCAGCACCCGAAGTACGGCGTCGCCAAGAAGTACCTCGCCCAGATCCACGGCCCGGTGCCGCGCGACCTCGGCAAGCAGCTCCGCGAGGGCGTGGAGCTCGAGGACGGCCCGGCGTCGGTCGACTCCTTCAAGGTCGTCGACTCGATGCCCGGCAAGGCGCTCGTCGAGATCGTGCTGCACGAGGGACGCAAGCACATCGTCCGGCGGCTCATGGACGCGGTGGGTCACCCGGTGCTCACGCTCGTGCGCACAGAGGTCGGCCCGATCCGGCTCGGTGACACCAAGCCGGGCAAGATGAGGGCGCTGACCAAGCAGGAGGTCGGGCAGCTGTACTCGGCTGCTGGACTCTGA